The following proteins are encoded in a genomic region of Nocardioides sp. cx-173:
- a CDS encoding ABC transporter ATP-binding protein, with translation MSQLAEDAPASEPAEPSGSGGAAYDGLRLQRLTKSFGGGFTAVDRLDLDVPRGSFFALLGPSGCGKTTTLRMVAGLETPTSGSIVLSGQDITVAKPYRRPVNTVFQSYALFPHLDIFENVAFGLRRRRSAQVKEKVGAMLELVELTSQARKKPAQLSGGQQQRVALARALINEPEVLLLDEPLGALDLKLRRAMQIEIKRIQTEVQQTFIHVTHDQEEAMTMADTVAVMNAGVIEQMGAPAELYENPRSTFVANFLGQSNLISGTVRSRSADVTSVDMHGIQVSVPTRRTHVDGDQSWVGIRPEKVLIGEEGAELDAPGNTIPGGVISDVSFVGVSTQYLVRMPWGQELQVFSQNTGRTRIFRAGERVELSWRPEYAFLLDQSQDATAGSQRDDG, from the coding sequence ATGTCACAGCTGGCTGAGGATGCCCCGGCGAGCGAGCCGGCCGAGCCCAGCGGGTCCGGCGGCGCGGCGTACGACGGGCTGCGGCTGCAGCGCCTGACGAAGTCGTTCGGCGGCGGGTTCACGGCCGTCGACCGCCTCGACCTGGACGTGCCGCGCGGCTCGTTCTTCGCGCTGCTCGGCCCGTCGGGGTGCGGCAAGACCACGACGCTGCGGATGGTCGCCGGGCTGGAGACGCCGACGTCCGGCTCGATCGTGCTGTCCGGCCAGGACATCACCGTCGCCAAGCCCTACCGGCGCCCGGTCAACACGGTCTTCCAGAGCTACGCGCTCTTCCCGCACCTCGACATCTTCGAGAACGTCGCCTTCGGGCTGCGCCGGCGCAGGTCCGCGCAGGTGAAGGAGAAGGTCGGCGCGATGCTCGAGCTGGTGGAGCTGACCAGCCAGGCGCGCAAGAAGCCGGCCCAGCTCTCCGGCGGCCAGCAGCAGCGGGTCGCGCTCGCCCGGGCGCTGATCAACGAGCCCGAGGTGCTGCTGCTCGACGAGCCGCTGGGAGCGCTGGACCTCAAGCTGCGCCGGGCGATGCAGATCGAGATCAAGCGGATCCAGACCGAGGTGCAGCAGACCTTCATCCACGTGACCCACGACCAGGAGGAGGCCATGACGATGGCCGACACGGTCGCGGTGATGAACGCCGGCGTCATCGAGCAGATGGGCGCGCCGGCCGAGCTCTACGAGAACCCGCGCAGCACGTTCGTCGCCAACTTCCTCGGCCAGTCGAACCTCATCTCCGGCACGGTGCGCTCGCGCAGCGCCGACGTCACGTCGGTCGACATGCACGGCATCCAGGTGTCGGTGCCGACCCGGCGCACGCACGTCGACGGCGACCAGAGCTGGGTGGGGATCCGCCCGGAGAAGGTGCTGATCGGCGAGGAGGGGGCCGAGCTGGACGCGCCGGGCAACACCATCCCCGGCGGCGTCATCAGCGACGTGAGCTTCGTCGGGGTGAGCACGCAGTACCTCGTGCGGATGCCATGGGGCCAGGAGTTGCAGGTGTTCTCGCAGAACACCGGCCGCACGCGGATCTTCCGCGCCGGGGAGCGGGTCGAGCTGTCCTGGCGGCCCGAGTACGCGTTCCTGCTCGACCAGTCCCAGGACGCGACGGCCGGGTCCCAGCGGGACGACGGGTGA